In Aphelocoma coerulescens isolate FSJ_1873_10779 chromosome 25, UR_Acoe_1.0, whole genome shotgun sequence, a genomic segment contains:
- the UBE2Q1 gene encoding ubiquitin-conjugating enzyme E2 Q1 isoform X1, translating to MQRAGPEEAARAQAAAGGPGRSGAEVAAAPAGRLLRRELRLLESIFHRGHERFRIGSACPDEISCEFVPGAGARAGASASRGPPPGPVRIHCNITESYPAVPPIWSVESDDPNLAAILERLVEVRKGNTLLLQHLKRIISDLCKLYNLPQHPDVEMLDQPLPAEQSTQEEVSSEEEDEEMPEDTEDLDHYEMKEEEPADGRKTEDEGIGKENLAILEKIKKNQRQDYLNGAVSGSVQATDRLMKELRDIYRSPSFKGGYYAVELVNDSLYDWNVKLLKVDEDSALHNDLQILKEKEGTDFILLNFSFKDNFPFDPPFVRVVSPVLSGGYVLGGGAICMELLTKQGWSSAYSIESVIMQISATLVKGKARVQFGANKNQYSLTRAQQSYKSLVQIHEKNGWYTPPKEDG from the exons ATGCAGCGGGCGGGGCCGGAGGAGGCGGCGAGGGcgcaggcggcggcgggggggcccgggcggagcggggccgagGTGGCGGCGGCCCCCGCCGGGCGGCTCCTGAGGCGGGAGCTGCGGCTGCTCGAGTCCATCTTTCACCGCGGCCACGAGCGGTTCCGCATCGGCAGCGCCTGCCCGGACGAGATCAGCTGCGAGTTCGTCCCGGGGGCCGGCGCCCGAGCCGGCGCCTCCGCCTCCCGGGGGCCGCCGCCGGGACCCGTCCGTATTCACTGCAACATCACG gaGTCTTATCCAGCTGTTCCCCCAATATGGTCTGTGGAGTCAGATGATCCCAACCTGGCAGCTATCCTGGAGAGGCTGGTGGAAGTCAGGAAAGGAAATACGTTG CTTTTGCAGCACCTGAAGCGAATAATCTCTGACCTGTGCAAACTCTATAACCTCCCCCAACATCCAGATGTTGAAATGCTGGACCAGCCTCTGCCGGCAGAACAG AGTACCCAGGAAGAGGTGTCctctgaagaggaagatgaagagATGCCAGAG GACACTGAGGACTTGGACCACTATGAGATGAAAGAGGAAGAGCCGGCAGATGGGAGGAAGACAGAGGATGAAGGCATTGGGAAAGAAAACCTGGCCattttagagaaaataaaaaagaaccaGAGGCAAGATTACTTAAAT GGTGCAGTGTCTGGGTCTGTGCAGGCCACTGACCGGCTAATGAAGGAGCTCAGGGATATTTACCGATCACCAAGTTTCAAGGGCG GATACTATGCAGTTGAACTAGTGAATGACAGCCTGTACGATTGGAACGTCAAACTCCTGAA GGTTGACGAGGACAGCGCTTTGCACAACGATCTCCAAATCctcaaagagaaagaaggaacagATTTCATCCTCCTCAACTTCTCTTTTAAA GATAACTTTCCTTTTGATCCACCATTTGTAAGGGTTGTATCCCCGGTGCTGTCAGGGGG GTATGTTTTGGGTGGCGGTGCCATCTGCATGGAGCTGCTTACGAAACAG GGCTGGAGTAGTGCCTACTCCATCGAGTCGGTGATCATGCAGATCAGTGCAACGCTGGTGAAAGGGAAAGCGCGAGTACAATTTGGAGCCAACAAG AACCAGTACAGCCTGACAAGAGCACAGCAGTCCTACAAGTCCCTGGTTCAGATCCATGAGAAGAATG GCTGGTATACACCGCCCAAGGAGGATGGCTAA
- the UBE2Q1 gene encoding ubiquitin-conjugating enzyme E2 Q1 isoform X2 codes for MQRAGPEEAARAQAAAGGPGRSGAEVAAAPAGRLLRRELRLLESIFHRGHERFRIGSACPDEISCEFVPGAGARAGASASRGPPPGPVRIHCNITESYPAVPPIWSVESDDPNLAAILERLVEVRKGNTLLLQHLKRIISDLCKLYNLPQHPDVEMLDQPLPAEQSTQEEVSSEEEDEEMPEDTEDLDHYEMKEEEPADGRKTEDEGIGKENLAILEKIKKNQRQDYLNGAVSGSVQATDRLMKELRDIYRSPSFKGGYYAVELVNDSLYDWNVKLLKVRKEVQQANPQLSHPPDTSAALSVGQAAFIFKLAAWKRGVMVFSASRKQNAGSPCCRCPQ; via the exons ATGCAGCGGGCGGGGCCGGAGGAGGCGGCGAGGGcgcaggcggcggcgggggggcccgggcggagcggggccgagGTGGCGGCGGCCCCCGCCGGGCGGCTCCTGAGGCGGGAGCTGCGGCTGCTCGAGTCCATCTTTCACCGCGGCCACGAGCGGTTCCGCATCGGCAGCGCCTGCCCGGACGAGATCAGCTGCGAGTTCGTCCCGGGGGCCGGCGCCCGAGCCGGCGCCTCCGCCTCCCGGGGGCCGCCGCCGGGACCCGTCCGTATTCACTGCAACATCACG gaGTCTTATCCAGCTGTTCCCCCAATATGGTCTGTGGAGTCAGATGATCCCAACCTGGCAGCTATCCTGGAGAGGCTGGTGGAAGTCAGGAAAGGAAATACGTTG CTTTTGCAGCACCTGAAGCGAATAATCTCTGACCTGTGCAAACTCTATAACCTCCCCCAACATCCAGATGTTGAAATGCTGGACCAGCCTCTGCCGGCAGAACAG AGTACCCAGGAAGAGGTGTCctctgaagaggaagatgaagagATGCCAGAG GACACTGAGGACTTGGACCACTATGAGATGAAAGAGGAAGAGCCGGCAGATGGGAGGAAGACAGAGGATGAAGGCATTGGGAAAGAAAACCTGGCCattttagagaaaataaaaaagaaccaGAGGCAAGATTACTTAAAT GGTGCAGTGTCTGGGTCTGTGCAGGCCACTGACCGGCTAATGAAGGAGCTCAGGGATATTTACCGATCACCAAGTTTCAAGGGCG GATACTATGCAGTTGAACTAGTGAATGACAGCCTGTACGATTGGAACGTCAAACTCCTGAA AGTCCGGAAAGAGGTGCAGCAGGCAAACCCTCAGCTTTCACACCCTCCAGACACCAGTGCTGCCCTTTCCGTGGGCCAGGCAGCCTTTATTTTTAAGCTGGCAGCATGGAAAAGGGGTGTGATGGTCTTCTCTGCAAGCCGGAAGCAGAATGCTGGCAGCCCGTGCTGTCGCTGCCCTCAGTGA
- the IL6R gene encoding interleukin-6 receptor subunit alpha isoform X3 — MARPPPPLLLGLLLRLLLLHLQLAAAGRPCGPTGLSRDTVLGHLGANITLTCQDKVPANATVLWQVEEQGSAGGWARRLAEGNMLLLRRLRYEDSGRYSCSVGSHLLRSLRLLVAEPPETPQVSCYRRSHDKDILCEWPQQERPSPGTRAMLWLKRRFVAENATEQRCRYFSKARKFVCRVKVPPGTDDTKHLVVSTCVSNSAGGSAGKDKIITLSGVLKPDPPINVTVEALEKAPQRLRVNWSYPSSWDPRFYWLRFQVRYRPEPAPAFMEVDQVTTTWLDIHDAWRGTKHVVQVRAKDEFGHGAWSEWSQEAVGTPWTDPRDLTSEMEPFSLQFPMEDGTYLVTLPPELFGEDHANSAGGSVMEPSTHPVASPYAFLVTGGSLLLGIALFVGIMVRYRQMWWTSAQERTKPEGEGQHMLVPLGLPLPTLNDTPLLSHSAPSAPGMLHITHSDYSSSGQ; from the exons AtggcgcggccgccgccgccgcttctcCTTggcctcctcctccgcctcctcctcctccacctccagctCGCCGCCGCCGGGCGGCCCTGCGGCCCTACCG GACTGTCGCGGGACACGGTGCTGGGCCACCTGGGTGCCAACATCACGTTGACCTGCCAGGACAAGGTGCCTGCGAATGCCACGGTGTTGTGGCAAGTGGAGGAGCAGGGGTCAGCagggggctgggcacggcggctGGCGGAGGGTAACATGCTGCTCCTGCGGCGGCTGCGCTACGAGGACTCCGGGCgctacagctgctctgtggggagcCACCTGCTGCGCTCCCTGCGTCTGCTGGTGGCAG AGCCCCCCGAAACTCCCCAGGTCTCCTGCTACCGGCGGAGCCACGACAAGGATATCTTGTGTGAGTGGCCACAGCAGGAGAGGCCATCCCCAGGGACACGGGCAATGCTCTGGTTGAAGCGGAG GTTCGTGGCTGAGAATGCCACAGAGCAGCGGTGCCGCTACTTCTCCAAGGCACGGAAGTTCGTTTGCCGGGTGAAAGTGCCACCTGGCACCGATGACACCAAACACCTTGTGGTGTCCACGTGCGTCAGCAACAGTGCTGGTGGCTCAGCTGGCAAAGACAAGATCATCACCCTCAGCGGTGTCC tGAAGCCAGACCCCCCCATCAATGTGACGGTGGAGGCACTGGAGAAGGCGCCGCAGCGGCTGCGGGTGAACTGGTCCTACCCCTCATCCTGGGACCCCCGTTTCTACTGGCTCCGCTTCCAGGTCCGCTACCGCCCTGAGCCTGCCCCAGCCTTCATGGAG gTGGATCAGGTGACAACAACATGGCTCGACATTCATGATGCATGGCGCGGGACGAAGCACGTGGTGCAGGTGAGGGCGAAGGATGAGTTCGGCCATGGTGCATGGAGCGAGTGGAGCCAGGAGGCTGTGGGTACCCCCTGGACAG ATCCTAGGGACCTCACCTCTGAAATGGAGCCTTTCAGCTTACAG TTCCCCATGGAAGATGGCACCTATTTGGTGACACTGCCCCCTGAGCTCTTCGGGGAGGACCATGCTAacagtgctggtg gctctgTCATGGAACCCAGCACCCATCCTGTGGCATCCCCCTATGCCTTCCTGGTGACCGGGGGGAGTCTGCTCCTTGGCATTGCCCTGTTTGTCGGTATCATGGTGAG gtacaGGCAAATGTGGTGGACAAGTGCGCAGGAGAGGACCAAGCCGGAGGGCGAGGGGCAGCACATGCTGGTCCCCCTAGGCCTCCCCCTGCCCACACTCAATGACACCCCTCTGCTCTCACATTCTGCCCCCTCAGCCCCTGGAATGCTCCACATCACTCACTCAGATTATTCCTCCTCAGGGCAGTAG
- the IL6R gene encoding interleukin-6 receptor subunit alpha isoform X2, protein MARPPPPLLLGLLLRLLLLHLQLAAAGRPCGPTGLSRDTVLGHLGANITLTCQDKVPANATVLWQVEEQGSAGGWARRLAEGNMLLLRRLRYEDSGRYSCSVGSHLLRSLRLLVAEPPETPQVSCYRRSHDKDILCEWPQQERPSPGTRAMLWLKRRFVAENATEQRCRYFSKARKFVCRVKVPPGTDDTKHLVVSTCVSNSAGGSAGKDKIITLSGVPVKPDPPINVTVEALEKAPQRLRVNWSYPSSWDPRFYWLRFQVRYRPEPAPAFMEVDQVTTTWLDIHDAWRGTKHVVQVRAKDEFGHGAWSEWSQEAVGTPWTDPRDLTSEMEPFSLQFPMEDGTYLVTLPPELFGEDHANSAGGSVMEPSTHPVASPYAFLVTGGSLLLGIALFVGIMVRYRQMWWTSAQERTKPEGEGQHMLVPLGLPLPTLNDTPLLSHSAPSAPGMLHITHSDYSSSGQ, encoded by the exons AtggcgcggccgccgccgccgcttctcCTTggcctcctcctccgcctcctcctcctccacctccagctCGCCGCCGCCGGGCGGCCCTGCGGCCCTACCG GACTGTCGCGGGACACGGTGCTGGGCCACCTGGGTGCCAACATCACGTTGACCTGCCAGGACAAGGTGCCTGCGAATGCCACGGTGTTGTGGCAAGTGGAGGAGCAGGGGTCAGCagggggctgggcacggcggctGGCGGAGGGTAACATGCTGCTCCTGCGGCGGCTGCGCTACGAGGACTCCGGGCgctacagctgctctgtggggagcCACCTGCTGCGCTCCCTGCGTCTGCTGGTGGCAG AGCCCCCCGAAACTCCCCAGGTCTCCTGCTACCGGCGGAGCCACGACAAGGATATCTTGTGTGAGTGGCCACAGCAGGAGAGGCCATCCCCAGGGACACGGGCAATGCTCTGGTTGAAGCGGAG GTTCGTGGCTGAGAATGCCACAGAGCAGCGGTGCCGCTACTTCTCCAAGGCACGGAAGTTCGTTTGCCGGGTGAAAGTGCCACCTGGCACCGATGACACCAAACACCTTGTGGTGTCCACGTGCGTCAGCAACAGTGCTGGTGGCTCAGCTGGCAAAGACAAGATCATCACCCTCAGCGGTGTCC cagtGAAGCCAGACCCCCCCATCAATGTGACGGTGGAGGCACTGGAGAAGGCGCCGCAGCGGCTGCGGGTGAACTGGTCCTACCCCTCATCCTGGGACCCCCGTTTCTACTGGCTCCGCTTCCAGGTCCGCTACCGCCCTGAGCCTGCCCCAGCCTTCATGGAG gTGGATCAGGTGACAACAACATGGCTCGACATTCATGATGCATGGCGCGGGACGAAGCACGTGGTGCAGGTGAGGGCGAAGGATGAGTTCGGCCATGGTGCATGGAGCGAGTGGAGCCAGGAGGCTGTGGGTACCCCCTGGACAG ATCCTAGGGACCTCACCTCTGAAATGGAGCCTTTCAGCTTACAG TTCCCCATGGAAGATGGCACCTATTTGGTGACACTGCCCCCTGAGCTCTTCGGGGAGGACCATGCTAacagtgctggtg gctctgTCATGGAACCCAGCACCCATCCTGTGGCATCCCCCTATGCCTTCCTGGTGACCGGGGGGAGTCTGCTCCTTGGCATTGCCCTGTTTGTCGGTATCATGGTGAG gtacaGGCAAATGTGGTGGACAAGTGCGCAGGAGAGGACCAAGCCGGAGGGCGAGGGGCAGCACATGCTGGTCCCCCTAGGCCTCCCCCTGCCCACACTCAATGACACCCCTCTGCTCTCACATTCTGCCCCCTCAGCCCCTGGAATGCTCCACATCACTCACTCAGATTATTCCTCCTCAGGGCAGTAG
- the SHE gene encoding SH2 domain-containing adapter protein E, with translation MAAKWFKEFPSNLKTVSERARPGSGSLGKSRKNSTAELGGYRAAGGGKEGGSRLSRDNLQGLLQVATGKMRKNSRVEGGTPEGPPKTYINRLIKVEAPEKNGKGHPGPLPACLPAPEQDKGKPPKTETVIILEDYADPYDAKRTKGQRDAERLGENDGYMEPYDAQQMITEIRRRGSKDPLVKAILLLDGPGEPGEGGAKLDLAKRLGGKEVAGKGPQLYDTPYEPGEGVAGGTPERRVRTGDGRLPENDERPAGEYEQPWEWKKEQIVKALSVQFEGSERPKEETLRQHLRQKSWTPKMLKPAGTEHSEGERVDPALALEKQPWYHGAITRAEAESRLQTCREAGYLVRTSETGSGKYSIALKTSQGCVHIIVAQTKDNKYTLSQASGVFASIPEVVHYYSTEKLPFKGAEHMALLHPVHCKLH, from the exons ATGGCGGCCAAGTGGTTCAAGGAGTTCCCATCCAACCTGAAGACGGTTTCAGAGAGAGCTCGGCCGGGAAGCGGGAGCCTTGGGAAGAGCCGCAAGAATTCAACCGCTGAGCTGGGGGGCTACCGGGCGGCTGGGGGGGGCAAGGAGGGGGGCAGCCGGCTGTCACGGGACAACCTGCAGGGTCTACTCCAGGTCGCCACCGGGAAGATGCggaagaattcccgagtggagGGGGGAACACCGGAGGGACCTCCCAAAACCTACATCAACCGCCTCATCAAGGTGGAGGCTCCCGAGAAGAACGGGAAGGGGCACCCAGGacccctgcctgcctgcctgcctgcccccGAGCAGGACAAGGGGAAGCCCCCCAAGACAGAGACG GTCATCATCCTGGAGGATTACGCAGACCCTTACGACGCCAAACGAACCAAGGGGCAGCGGGATGCCGAGCGCCTGGGGGAGAATGATGGGTACATGGAGCCCTATGATGCCCAGCAGATGATCACAG AAATTCGTCGTCGTGGCTCCAAGGACCCCCTGGTCAAAGCCATCCTGCTGCTGGACGGTCCTGGAGAGCCTGGGGAGGGCGGTGCCAAATTAGATCTTGCCAAACGGCTGGGGGGCAaggaggtggcagggaaggggCCACAGCTCTACGACACCCCTTATGagcctggggagggggtggctggaGGGACCCCAGAGCGCAGGGTGAGGACTGGTGATGGGCGCCTGCCTGAGAATGACGAGCGCCCGGCAGGGGAATAcgagcagccctgggagtggAAGAAGGAGCAGATTGTCAAAGCACTGTCAG TCCAGTTTGAGGGCTCGGAGCGTCCTAAAGAGGAGACACTGCGGCAGCATCTACGCCAGAAGAGCTGGACCCCCAAGATGCTGAAGCCGGCGGGCACCGAGCACAGCGAGGGGGAGAGGGTGgaccctgccctggcactggAGAAGCAGCC CTGGTACCACGGGGCCATCACGCGGGCTGAGGCCGAGAGCCGGCTGCAGACGTGCCGGGAGGCCGGCTACCTGGTGCGCACCAGCGAGACTGGCAGCGGCAAGTACTCCATCGCACTCAA GACCAGCCAGGGCTGCGTCCACATCATCGTGGCCCAGACCAAGGACAACAAGTACACGCTCAGCCAGGCCAGCGGCGTCTTCGCCAGCATCCCTGAAGTTGTGCACTACTACTCCACTGAGAAGCTGCCCTTCAAGGGGGCTGAGCACATGGCCCTGCTGCACCCCGTCCACTGCAAGCTGCATTAG
- the IL6R gene encoding interleukin-6 receptor subunit alpha isoform X1, with protein sequence MARPPPPLLLGLLLRLLLLHLQLAAAGRPCGPTGLSRDTVLGHLGANITLTCQDKVPANATVLWQVEEQGSAGGWARRLAEGNMLLLRRLRYEDSGRYSCSVGSHLLRSLRLLVAEPPETPQVSCYRRSHDKDILCEWPQQERPSPGTRAMLWLKRRFVAENATEQRCRYFSKARKFVCRVKVPPGTDDTKHLVVSTCVSNSAGGSAGKDKIITLSGVLKPDPPINVTVEALEKAPQRLRVNWSYPSSWDPRFYWLRFQVRYRPEPAPAFMEVRPCLLAWSCCLCLARLSPALCPLQVDQVTTTWLDIHDAWRGTKHVVQVRAKDEFGHGAWSEWSQEAVGTPWTDPRDLTSEMEPFSLQFPMEDGTYLVTLPPELFGEDHANSAGGSVMEPSTHPVASPYAFLVTGGSLLLGIALFVGIMVRYRQMWWTSAQERTKPEGEGQHMLVPLGLPLPTLNDTPLLSHSAPSAPGMLHITHSDYSSSGQ encoded by the exons AtggcgcggccgccgccgccgcttctcCTTggcctcctcctccgcctcctcctcctccacctccagctCGCCGCCGCCGGGCGGCCCTGCGGCCCTACCG GACTGTCGCGGGACACGGTGCTGGGCCACCTGGGTGCCAACATCACGTTGACCTGCCAGGACAAGGTGCCTGCGAATGCCACGGTGTTGTGGCAAGTGGAGGAGCAGGGGTCAGCagggggctgggcacggcggctGGCGGAGGGTAACATGCTGCTCCTGCGGCGGCTGCGCTACGAGGACTCCGGGCgctacagctgctctgtggggagcCACCTGCTGCGCTCCCTGCGTCTGCTGGTGGCAG AGCCCCCCGAAACTCCCCAGGTCTCCTGCTACCGGCGGAGCCACGACAAGGATATCTTGTGTGAGTGGCCACAGCAGGAGAGGCCATCCCCAGGGACACGGGCAATGCTCTGGTTGAAGCGGAG GTTCGTGGCTGAGAATGCCACAGAGCAGCGGTGCCGCTACTTCTCCAAGGCACGGAAGTTCGTTTGCCGGGTGAAAGTGCCACCTGGCACCGATGACACCAAACACCTTGTGGTGTCCACGTGCGTCAGCAACAGTGCTGGTGGCTCAGCTGGCAAAGACAAGATCATCACCCTCAGCGGTGTCC tGAAGCCAGACCCCCCCATCAATGTGACGGTGGAGGCACTGGAGAAGGCGCCGCAGCGGCTGCGGGTGAACTGGTCCTACCCCTCATCCTGGGACCCCCGTTTCTACTGGCTCCGCTTCCAGGTCCGCTACCGCCCTGAGCCTGCCCCAGCCTTCATGGAGGTGAGACCCTGCTTGCTGGCATGGAGCTGTTGCTTGTGCCTGGCCagactgtccccagccctgtgtcccctccaggTGGATCAGGTGACAACAACATGGCTCGACATTCATGATGCATGGCGCGGGACGAAGCACGTGGTGCAGGTGAGGGCGAAGGATGAGTTCGGCCATGGTGCATGGAGCGAGTGGAGCCAGGAGGCTGTGGGTACCCCCTGGACAG ATCCTAGGGACCTCACCTCTGAAATGGAGCCTTTCAGCTTACAG TTCCCCATGGAAGATGGCACCTATTTGGTGACACTGCCCCCTGAGCTCTTCGGGGAGGACCATGCTAacagtgctggtg gctctgTCATGGAACCCAGCACCCATCCTGTGGCATCCCCCTATGCCTTCCTGGTGACCGGGGGGAGTCTGCTCCTTGGCATTGCCCTGTTTGTCGGTATCATGGTGAG gtacaGGCAAATGTGGTGGACAAGTGCGCAGGAGAGGACCAAGCCGGAGGGCGAGGGGCAGCACATGCTGGTCCCCCTAGGCCTCCCCCTGCCCACACTCAATGACACCCCTCTGCTCTCACATTCTGCCCCCTCAGCCCCTGGAATGCTCCACATCACTCACTCAGATTATTCCTCCTCAGGGCAGTAG